TCTAATCTAAGAAAttgccattttgtttttgaaaaaaaaaaacgaattgcCCATGGAGAAAACAGGCTTTGATAAGGCCTTCATGCGTACGTGTGTGGCGTAGAGTCAGTAGCCTCTGGTGGGTTGCTGGCTAAATAGGAGTTCTTGAGAAGGAAAGAGTAAGAGATACAAGAGGATGCCAAGAGTACCATCTTGCAAaggaaattatgtttttgtaatgAACAGGAGAACCTTGTGTCGACTTTGATCTATGATATGATTTAGAAGCTATCACAGAAGTTTTACTGCACTGACGGATAAGAGTGTCGGTGAATTTCTTATGTAAGGAGTAACCATTTTGGCATTGAAAACAACGTAATTGCCCGTGGAAAAAAGGCTTTGTTGTGGTCTTCATGCGTACATGTGTGACGGAGGACCAGTAGCCTGTGGTGGGTAAGTAAATCATATTACATTTCAATGGGGTGTCTGTTGAAAGTAACACAGACTTCGTTATACCTAATATAGTCTTGTTTTTATGTAGAGGGACATCAATTGAAATATGACGTGAATACAATGGCTTGAAAATGTATGCCTTCGTTTGGTTCACAGGTTGCCATTGACAACAGATACCAGTGACGTGTTTTAGAGGAGCATCTTCTTGGGGCATACGTGAGGAGACATAGTCGGTGGGAGGTGCTCCGGTGAGGAACAGTGGACGACAGTTGCTTCGAACTGAGCGCGGCTAGTTCTGTATCCTTCTGACACAGTAAAAACTGCGACTCCGACAGACGACAAACTACTGCGcttcatcttcatctttctCAGGCGGAAGCACTGGATAAAGGTAAGGCCTAGGAGAAATATTTCCGGGTACCCGACAGACCCTAGCAAAAATCtaccgaccctagcctttttttgggggAGGTCGAGCACTGGCAAGGGATATAAAAATACTGTATAATATAAGATTTGACATCTGAAATGAAATTCAGCTTTGAGCAGTTATGAAATTcagctttgaacagttgatgtaagaatgtgtagtaaacgtCTTTGTACTTCTATGTATGTCTGTTCGATTACAACACggtgttgaaaataccattgttctgatgttttttattttcacatttgttaAATTGTATCTTTTGGATCACTTTGGCCAAAATCTTTTttaagagaatccctacctaccgaccctattttttcAGGGCCGAATCGGAAATACGACAACTATTTTCTCAGAGGCTTAAGACACATTTCCATACGACAATAGGGTAGATCCATTCATTATAGGGTGTTAACGATGTATTCATATTGAATTTAATCCAATGTAATTAGGTGAGGTTACATGTACGTAAGGACCAACGTTGATATATGTATCGCCACGCGCCTTATTTCtctagacaaacaaacaatgatttTATGACGTGTGTCTCCTGTATATTTGTGTGCGTTATCTCAATTTACCGCATCCCGATTGGCTGAGAAAACGCCTAAAATATGATGCCACACGGAGTTTGAGGAGTAGAGTCAGAGGCTACGTGAATCCTTGCATAAAGCGTTAGCCACAGTGACATATTTCTGAACCTCGTGCCAGAGTGGTAAATATATATTCCCCCAGCAGCAGAGGTTTCTGTGTTGTATATTCAAAATTGACTTGTGTTTTTAAAATTGCGCAATTTATATAATCTGacttttaaattttgtatttgataATATCGCTTTTGGTGTGAGCTGACTTCTAAATACCTACCCAAGTCAGACTTTCCAGTCTGTCATGTAGTTTCGTGTTTCGATGATCCCGGCTACTCCTAGCCCCCCGATCAATACTTCTGCGTGGAGAAAAGTAAGAACCATCAGCGGACGGAGGTGAGGCGTCATAAAGCCCcgccgtcacaaataagaaattcagctcggcgacgtgttggcgagcttcaaatgtacattttcggccggagtacggccgacgtcctgtcgattactcGGGCTtggggcgatttttagaaataaaagttgatccaaatattggccttttaccaggtttagttgatactgacttcgtccatgtccaagagatggtacagatcatctcatgggggatttttagtttttagtgttcgacggacgtcgcccgagattttcattggaaaatacggtcgacgctcgggcgattttgaaattcggcgagcttcgggcgatctacaaagtcggccgaggctcgcatgaattgtgacgccggcttaaggcaGGAGAGTCGATCGACCGACGAGTCTGCCTATTCTCTACccgactaactacgccagctatagggaaaatattttccagggaagtttggccaccagagggttttatttgcaagctTCGCAGGTGAAATATTGACCCTcgccgtggactgactctactgaccaattattccttttgtgttgaattctacgatccatacgcccgtaggacgTCTGCGTGCTGTAgatgacattttcggcagtaacACGCCCGGTTTTCTCTCGATCACTGCGCGATTTTTAGAGATCCTCCAATGTCCTCAGATCTCCGAGCCCCGTAAAACATGACGGGGTAGATCTTCAGGTGTCTGGCGTTTTTCCTTCATTTCGGCCACGCACCTTCCGGCAATCAACAGATCGCGTGACAAAGACTTTAGCATTGACACGAGAACCGTAAAGGAGCCATGATTGTAAACCGTGACTTGTAACCAGACAGGATCTGATTCATATCATTGTAAAAGTTTGTTTATTCCCTTGTTCTTGTATGTCAAAATCCTCGTCTCCACAACGGTAGAAGAGGGAAATCTGACCAACGCTTGTAATCAGACAGAATCTGAGTCATATCAATGTAAAAGTCTGTTTATTCGCTTGTTCTTCTTCATCTCCAGATCTCCGTCTCCACAATGGTAGAAGAGGGAAACCTGACCAACGCCACGTCAGTGAAGTGGGACGTCGTGCCGTTCTTCAAACACGACCTGGCCGTCACGACGGTGTTCGTCTGCGCGTACGCCGCGGTGTGCCTGCTGTGCTTGGCGGGGAACGTCACGGTCTGCTGCCTGGTGGCACAAAACAGGAAACTCCACACCGTCACCAACTTCTTCATCCTCAACCTGGCGGTGGCGGACCTCATGATCGCGGTGTTCTGTATGCCCATTACCCTGGTCAACAACATCGTCACAGGTAAGGCCTAGCCTCAaccaggccccgcagatggctgggaaaatagtggaaattggccaaatagagtggatagtatgctaaggtagtcggctacggagagagggtccaatctgccatccttaCGGAGCATGAGAgcgaaaccctggcaaatattctccctatagccggcatagttagtctggtagagactaggcaaGGCCGAAGTCACGTATGTCGTTATGACGATTATTttcacctccatgaaaaatggttttgtttctttgttgttgtttttttgcgtatctgtgtgtgtgtctgtgagtccGTTTTTAGCATAGGATTTTCAGCGTCTCTCTGCTCAGGCTTCCGACTTTTGACGACAGCCTTTTCCATCAAAGGACAGCTTCATTTTGTGAGACGCACCAACGAATGTGTTATGAATGTGCTTGCTTTACAAACTGCCTAGTCTTAGACTCGGGCATGCACAAACAACATGTaagcattttgtacatgtttgaggGTGAGAGTCAGAGACAAGGATTGCAtgagaaacaaaacacacaaaacgtaaaaacatTCGTTTTTATCCATGGAATTCGTTAAACATTCTGTTGAATTTAAGAGTCATAGACAGTCGCAAGAACGCCGTCCTGAACATGCATTTTTAAGTTATTTCAATAGGCATTTTTGCCAGAAGGAATTCTGTCGTGTGCCTTTTCCCACAAACAAAGTTAGCATTACCTTGAGCTTTCTGAAATGTATTACCTTGTAAACTCACAGGCAGTGTTTCTTATTTCTCCCTCAGTGTGGGTGTTTGGAGACGTGGTCTGTAAGCTGACTCCCTTCATTCAAGGCCTGTCTGTGGGTGCGTCCGTCTTCACactggttgccatagcaacagatCGGTGAGTCATTTCAAGTTTCTTGTTTTCAAGATGGAGGATGAATATTTGTTCGTTATGTTCTGATTCTGATTCGTTACCTAATCGTAAGAAGgttatatattttgtgtgtgtgggtgtgtgtgtgtgtgtgtgtgtgtgtgtgtgtgtgtgtgtgtgtgtgtgtgtatttgtgtggggatgtgtatgtgtgtgcggtCGCCAAATTAAGTAGATAGCTTTTGTACTCGGGAAAAAGTGACATAGATTTCAGCCTCCTTGTTTATTCATAAGTTTGATTTCGTAAGTAAACATAAATGATGGCTAATTGTCTGTTTAGCTATCGCTTTTTCCATTGCTATAATTACTGTGATTCTAACTGCATAATTGATTTAACAATGCCATGACATTCCAGAGAGAAGTACAACTCTAACCAGGTTCTCTTTTATACACAGCTACGTCGCTATCGTGCGCGCACCCAACGGGAGAATCCGTGAGCGACAGGCTGTCGTCATCATCGTGGTGGTGTGGGTGCTGGCTGCTCTGATCGTGGCGCCACATGCTGTCGTCATGGAAACGATACCTCACCCCTACGCCCAGGGAGACGCCTGCCAGGTAAGTCATGGGGGTTCAAATTTGAGATCCAAGCCAAGAGGGCAAGATGTGTATATGTATCATTGTCTTTTATcaaggccacaccgatttatTTGTTGGTTCCCTGATTTTAAAGAATAATGCTAACTTGCCATGCTGCTTGTGTATCAAGTGCTTATAAAAATGATATCATTCACCATACACTGTTCCTGTATATTCgaaaaaatatcaattcaaGATGATAACTAATGGCCTATTGGTGCCTTTGGGCGTCTATTTCTCGCCATTCGCGCCATTTTGAccgttacattttttttttcaaattcaaaaaacAAATCGCAAATTTAGGCGACAAATTGCCGCCGATTGGCCACAAATTGACGTCGATTGGCGCCTGTTTGCGCCTTCGTGTGAATGTCTTTCGCGAACAGGCGCAGGCAGGGGCCAGTGCGATATTTCATTGCtggtttatctgtttgttcctCCAGGAAGCCTGGCCAGCCCAGAGCTACCGCATGGCGTACACTGTCGTCCTCTTCCTCCTGCTCTTCGTGGCTCCACTGCTGGCCGTCGCCTTCATGTACACGAAAGTCACCAAACAAACGTGCAAGACGCCTCCAACATGCCCTCAACCCCTACAACCGGACACTGACGGTCGACAGCCGCTATCGTGGACTGAAATCGTGCGCTTTGTTCGAAAGAACTCATCCTCCGACCACAGAGATCACAGAAAAGCTAGAGTTGTTAAGATGTTACTTGTCGTGGTTGTTTTATTTGCGCTGTGTTGGTTGCCGCTTCATTTGGTCACTCTTGTTGGTGACTTTGCCAATCTGACCTACGATCAACTTTTCTTTGTGTACCACTATCTGTACCCAGTCGCTCATTTCTTAGCCTACTTCAACAGCTGTGTGAACCCAATCGTGTACGGGTACTATAACAAGAACTTCACCAGAATGTGGAAGGAAAAGAATGGGGCTGTGCGCTTGTGTTGTTTTAAGAACAAAACGTCGACTCGGAGCATTCGCCTAAGCAGTTTTCACACCACTGCCGCACCAAACACTCAAAATACAAGTCCTAACGGTAATCGTATTGTTAGAACTAACGGCATGGAAATTAGACTTTAGATTGACCCATATCATCTCATCTATCCTAGAGAAAGGTGCTATGTAGGTAATATATTAGGCTTTTGATACTCTGTTCAAAAGCGTTATCTTCAGATTTGTACTCCAACACTAGAACAAAGCTATATCGGTGTACACAACGTTAGTATTGCATAATATCATGCAGTACATATTCATCTCAAGTTTCATTTATCAAGCACTTCATTGTTGATACAAAATATTAaatgataagtaaataaatCAATTTTGTGACAGTATCCACTCCTGTCAGTCTTTGTTCCTTGGAAAGGTTTGGATATGATTTTATCTATCAAGCCGGCCTATAGAAATATAGTGACATATTTTAGAAGATACCTGACATCTAAGAAAGTGCTGTTTTCAGAGAGCGGTCGGGACCCCTTACAGAATATCATGGAATCGTCCATATCATCATATCTGACTGAAGCTCTCCCGTACGGCAGTTCTTATAATCTATCTATAAGATAAAAGTAGGCGCGTCTTCTCAGATCTTCTTCTTATAATCTATTTATCAGATAAAAGTAGGCGTGTCTTCTCAGATTTTCTTATAATCTATTTATCAGATAAAAGTAGGTGCGTCTTCTCAGATCTTCTTCTTAAGCGTCACGAACGGAAACCCCCAAGTCTTCATCATCGAAAGGTTACTAGTTGCTAAAGACAAAGCTTACGGCTGGGGAAGTAGTATTAATGAAGGCCTTtgttgtacacatatacccactgggtttagtacaggaTCATATCATATTAATTAGTATCACACACCGATTCGGAGCCATGAGGCTGTGTTTCTGGTTCGGTACTGAAAAATAAGGGTTGGTAGGTACGGattctttttttcagatttcgACCGACGTGATCAAATAACAAATAAACTGGAATGCCTAAGGTCAGGTATTTTCAGAAAAATCCTACATTGTTAACtgttaccatacattgtacaaacacaagaGTATATCGATAAAGTGAACGAAGAAGTGCattgtttactacacattcgtACACAATCAAAGGGTCAACCTGTTAGCAAATTGAGAAATACAGGAAGACTGCAAGAAAGTATTGTTGAATTTTGTTGTGAATTTTCATTTCTCAGAGTCAGGCGTGAGATTGAAAATTCTATGTAccttgccagcggtcgacaAAAAAATGTCCTCAGGTTTTTCCTAGGGTCTgtcaggtaaccggaaacacattTTTTCAAGCCGTAAGCATCTCCTGTTGTTCCACACTTGCCGCATAATCGCAAGCAAAATCAATCCGACTTCGAGGTACTCGGCCTGAAAGCCGTTAAGGCCACGTGACAAGGAAGCTTGCGGTAAAAgccccatctcactggacccgcggcacgctggaggcgtcgctgcatcctaaactggatttgtgttacccttgactctataatgggaatataattcaaaacgtacaagtttgatcaaaaagacaacaaaacacacaaagctttaaaagattcgttttttagtcgatgaaattcgttgagtgctttgtcaattcgatcggcggaagcgacgccgccagctcGCCGCGGGCCCAGTGAGTGGGGGGCTTAAGCTTCAGATCTTTAATAAGGCTGTGGTGAGCGGAACGTCATCTACGACGAGGAAAAGGATATGAACACTTCAGTACGAGACGAAATGATCAAAGGCTGTTCTATGCCTGATATGTAGGTTCTTCTTGTGCCGAAACGCCACATACGCAAGgacctgtccatggtactgaatgcTGATTTTTTTAGGGAACTCaattctctttctctctctctctctttctctctctctctatacatATACCGTTATGTATTAGATATATGAAGCAGATCATTAGTAAGCAAACATAAGACATCTAGTAGATATATcatctattctattcaaagcaCATTCATCTTGGTCTACAAGgttgtttctttgcagtttAACTTATTGAACCTGCGCTTAGCCACTACCCACTATAGGGTCTATCTGCTTCTAGCTCCTGACCGCATCATTCCAAACCCCCAACCTGAAATTCGGCTgtagaaaataaaatattctTTCAATCAGTTACAAAGAATTGTTCATCAACTTTGGTATGTGAGAATGGAATTTACCAACTTATACACATAAACTAGTAAGAATACACATTTTTCAGTTCCGACATTTTTTCAGTCCGATCTATTTTTGCAAGGAGAGCTTCCTTATCCATGCGCACTTACACTGCTTGTCACGCCCATGGATTTTAGCTATATTCGCCCACTTCTTCATTGAAGCAGGCATTGAGAGTTCCAACTAGAGTTAAATATTTGTGTTACAattatacttcaggtttgctatgttagtttagcgactacggggtctttttatagatatgaattggtattgattttttgttgttgtttgagttgaatgtgtgatggttgtgtgccgatttgttaaaaattgaGAGAGTAACGCTAGCaaccccaaaaacacccctcccaatgacatggtatggctaccctgcgacgtcacaattcaagatggcggccaccccacattccaacggatccaacaaaggttttgctacgcataACGGCTGTAATAACAGCAGGTCCTTTGTAGGAGTTGTAGTGGTGTTCTACCTTATGATCACACAGCTATTATACAATATATCATCATATGCTAGTCTGATCATGTTTCTAGGTCACCGGGGTCTCACACCAGCAATAACAATGGCGTCATGGTTGTTGGTTACCTGTTTACCTGTCAATCAGCTGGACTTGAGAGCAAATACCCTGAGCAAACCCCACTCTTTGTGTTTGTGCAGCCACCATTGCTTGATCTTCGGGTGACATCCAACAAAAGGCATGGAATAGGCCCGGGTCACGTCACTAAGGTTACGCAGCAAAACAGTCAGACACTGTTGTTGTTAGACACAGTGTTATATAGAGCCTGGGGCTATGTAAGACACTAAGTAGGATATCATATCACTAGAAAGGTAACCTAGTGTCTTAAATATCTATTGTTCTCTGCTGAGGTAGTCTTAAACACTACTACTAGTGCTAATGTCTCACCGTAAGGCTTTTGGGTACAATTTGTTCTGTGTTAAAAGCCATGTACTTAAATGTTGATGTCAAGTCTGTGGTTTACCTTGAAACAAATTGCTAGATACAAGTATTGTAACTGTATGAGaatgtatgacaaaaatgttgaacttaAGCTGCAACTTATCTATGCATTGTTGAATAACAGACTATTTTTTCTGTAACTCAAAAGTTTTAGATTAGCTAACGATGCACAACAGATCTACAACACCTTGAGAAACACCTGTATGCAATGGTGGTGCTTCAGGTCCAACATGAGCAGGGACTGATTTGAAGGAGAGGGTCAAGTTGACCAGTCATAAAAAGGTGGGAATGAATTTAATAATAACCTTGCTATATTGTACAGTCAAGCCAGGCTATGTTACTATATAAGGTATACAAATATAAATCAATTAGCCTGTAATAAAGTACATATaccaacacccccctcccacatgttttgtttttattctgtccacattttctgtatttgttgatgatcaggcgaaaattatTGTGCCCTTTCTTTAAAAACATAGATATAAATATGAAACAAATTAACGTTGTGTAGAAATTGCGTTCAAAAATGGTTAATGGAAAAGTAAAATTTCTAATCAAGTAGAGACAAGTTGTACGgtcaatcacaaaaatctacCTGACTGTACAATCAATTTAAAGTATTAACAATATCAAAAATGTGTTACGATACATATTGTATACTATACAATACTTACAATTTAGCACAGTTAAGTGTTATGTTTGCAGCTACCTATATCTGTTGGACAgtttagcatttttttcaattaaatCTAATTTTGACTGTTTTCACCATAACAGAAAGCAGTGCCTTTAAGATGGGGTGTTCCACATCCAAGTCAACTGTTGTCGCCAGAACTGTCAGTCCACATCCAGGGACCAATAAAGGCGGACAAGACAACAGCACACCTCAAACCACACCCAAGACACAGCAAGGTTGGATCTTCACAAGACATTAAACTTATGACTTAAGCAGTTTTCTCGTTTGCTTCAATACCGTGTATGCATTACTGTGGCTGAGCACTCTTAAAAAagattacagttactgtaacattgtCAGAGATTTATGAAACTCAGTGCTTGCAAAaacagttttttaaaaataGCATTTTTGCCATACGTATGCTTTTACTATACAAGGTCATTGTTCTCTGATATCGATCAATATGAATATTTGATGCCCTATTCGCTGTAATGCATTGTCCTGAACCAGCCGCTGAAAAGTATTAATCTATTGAACATGCAGTCTTATTCTATTGGATCTGACAGGTACATGTCCATTGTATGGATTTAACATTACACACACTTAGAGCTATAGAGCAATACTACAACTACTGAAATATTTGCACATAAACTGCTAAGCTGGTATAAcgttatcatttttttgtaaaGTTGTGAGGCCTTTGTGAGGTTGTtggggcagtgcattatccactgtgtctatagGGCCTGGTTTTGGGAATAATttaggcggagcccatccctctccttccatcaccTTTTAtatctccccaaccaaagttaggtacccattttcacacctgttTTAGGAGTGCGGAAAATCGTGtcaagcgcctttcccaaggacacaatgtctagctgGTAATGGCACTAGagaatcaaacctgtgacatCTCGactttgggtcccctagcataGACACTTGATGATTTGACAACATATATTTATTTTTACAGAATGTCTAAGCATAGATAATATCAATCATCAATTATCTGTTCAAATATAGGACCACAAGATGATAGGAACAGAACACCCGCTCATCATGGATGTACCAGAACACAAACAGAATCTTGCAAAGACAATGAGATATCTCTGGACCCTGTGAAAACAGTTAAACAATGCTGGGAAGAAATAGAGAAACAGTGTTGGACATATACCAAAGCCGAGGGAAAGGAAACTTCCCGAGCGCTCGGAGGCTGGCAGGTCGTGAGAGTGTTCGTGTCGTCCACCTTTACTGATTTCCATATGGAGAGGGAGGCGCTAGTCAAAAAGGTATCACCATAATATGTTTCCTAAACTATTGTACATGCATGCGTATATAGATTGAAGTGATCGTACTCTTACTAACTGTATGTGCCTTTGATTGTATGATTGTTACACTCTTACTAACTCTGTCACACTTTATGAGGAAttaaaaactttttaaaaactatATAGATTTCAATTCGTAAGTAGTGAACATCAAGGGAAAAAGATAACAGCCTCTGAAAccaaaaatagaaaaatgacGTCAAGAAATGAAGAACTATTGTATGTTTTCACCTCTTGTTGAGCATTTAAGTTATGTTTTTTCAGTGCACCTCTAAGAGACTTGTGAGAACATGTACAGGTTCCATTGATATCAACAACTTGTTATTGAGACATTTGTTCAGAaaattttcatctctttaaCTGATGACTAATATGACTTTGCTCCCCCTTGCAGGTGTTCCCTGAACTGCATGAGTGGTGTAAGGGGCGCCAGCTGCACCTGGTGGAATGTGACCTGAGGTGGGGGGTCCCCAAGGACTCCACCTCACAAACAACCATCAGCATCTGTCTGGAGGAGCTGGACAGGTGTCTCAAGGAGACGGACGGACAGCCCTTCTTCTTGGCCATGCTGGGGGAAAGGTGGGTTAGAATATTGAGCCAAAGGAAGATGAATAAGATATATTCACATATTCTCAAGGTAACCCCCATCCCAAAATCCAGACTTTAAAACAATGATTATTGTTTAAAGTACAGTGATTGGACCAGGTGTTCAAAACCTCACAAGTTGCCAGTTGGATAGTTCCTCTACTTGCACTATATTTCTGGGCTAGTATGCTCATGATATAATTCAATAAGTACCAAGAGCTGGTAGTTTTGGTGGTGTTGGAGAATAGCGCTGTACTGACATTATTGATTGGTTGTTTGTCATCACTGTTGATAAGTTCAATCCAGACAATTATGACAATTTGATCACAAAATGATGTCACGTGATCTGTTCTTGTTCCCAGGTACGGCTGGATCCCCTTCATCTCCTCCAACCAAAGTTGTTGTGATCACGTGATCTGTTCTTGTTCCCAGGTACGGCTGGATCCCCTCCCTCCAGGACGTTTCGTCAGAGATCAGGGAGAAGTACAGCTGGGTggaccacctgtcaatcacccacATGGAGATAGTCCGAGGTGCTGTCCGCTCCAACAACCCCAACGCTGCGTTCTTCCTCAGGGATCCTGGCTTCCTGAAGGACGTGCCTCAGGACCAACTCCGCAACTTTGTGGACACAGCGGAACTCAATACTCAGCAACAAAAGGTagcttttcaagtttttttatgcattttcaatCTTGTTTGCAAATTTCAGAATAACATTATTAATATTGTTGCCGTGGTGACGGCCTTCACATGATCATACCTTCTTTAAAAAATCAGCAGCTGTCAGTGTTAATATGATAGCTATTAGATGATGAAAAATAGGGGGACCTGACCAAGTTTTCCTCTAGCACTCTACCTGAATAacatagatcagaaaaaaaaattgcacataaattgtccaaag
The nucleotide sequence above comes from Branchiostoma lanceolatum isolate klBraLanc5 chromosome 14, klBraLanc5.hap2, whole genome shotgun sequence. Encoded proteins:
- the LOC136448499 gene encoding telomerase protein component 1-like: MGCSTSKSTVVARTVSPHPGTNKGGQDNSTPQTTPKTQQGPQDDRNRTPAHHGCTRTQTESCKDNEISLDPVKTVKQCWEEIEKQCWTYTKAEGKETSRALGGWQVVRVFVSSTFTDFHMEREALVKKVFPELHEWCKGRQLHLVECDLRWGVPKDSTSQTTISICLEELDRCLKETDGQPFFLAMLGERYGWIPSLQDVSSEIREKYSWVDHLSITHMEIVRGAVRSNNPNAAFFLRDPGFLKDVPQDQLRNFVDTAELNTQQQKELKSRLRAKFPEQVFDYTCRYDGEAGGKVQLSGLEEFCKQAVKFLKTAIGNRYPESRGELPSDSQAILPHMAFMEEKGRFLTGRDAEIQKVLDFATSDITK
- the LOC136448676 gene encoding neuropeptide FF receptor 1-like; this translates as MVEEGNLTNATSVKWDVVPFFKHDLAVTTVFVCAYAAVCLLCLAGNVTVCCLVAQNRKLHTVTNFFILNLAVADLMIAVFCMPITLVNNIVTVWVFGDVVCKLTPFIQGLSVGASVFTLVAIATDRYVAIVRAPNGRIRERQAVVIIVVVWVLAALIVAPHAVVMETIPHPYAQGDACQEAWPAQSYRMAYTVVLFLLLFVAPLLAVAFMYTKSQA